ATGATATCTCTAGAACCACCGCCATTATCAATGACGTTGTGACTAATATCACCGAAATCGAAACACAAATAAAACAAGCAATGGATAGTGTCAATGAGGCGAATCAATCAGGTACAACAACCAATTCAGAACAGTTAGCTTCATTATACAATGAATTAATGAACATCCACGGAATCATTAAAAATACCCGGACGGATTTACAGCAAAAGGTAGATCAGGTAACGGGTGGGATTAATACAGCAGCCGATTTCGTTAAAGATGTATTCCCCACGGTTGAACAAAAAATCCATAAGGCAGCTGATTTTGTACGGAACGACCTGCCTAAAGTGGAGTCCGATATACGTGAAGCCGCAGACCTTATTCGTACCAAGCTTCCAGCAGCAGAACAAGCGATCCACAAGGCAGCTGACTTTGCCAGAAATGATCTGCCGGGATTCGAAGAAAAAGTAAGGAATGCAGCAGATCGACTTAGACAGTTTAAAGGCGGTGTCAATATTTACGATTTGATTGAATACTTAAAGCATGATCCAAATAAGGAAAGCAGTTTTTTAGCAAAACCGATTCTGTTAAAAACCGAGCGGATTTTTCCAATTCCAAATTACGGATCAGCGATGACGCCGTTTTATACGATGCTGGCACTTTGGGTAGGCGGCACACTTCTAGTGTCTTCACTGCGAGTCGATGTAGAAGATGTGGAAAGTCAATTTAAACACTACCAAATTTATTTTGGAAGACTATTAACGTTTTTGACAATCGGCATTCTCCAAGCGGTGATCGTATCAATAGGAGATTTGTATATAATACATGCGTATGTCGCGGACAAACTATGGTTTGTACTATTTAGTATTTTTATCAGCATTGTATTTACCATTATTATTTATACGCTTTGTTCGGTGTTTGGCAATATTGGAAAGGGGCTATCCATCATTTTGTTGGTATTACAAATTTCTAGTTCAGGTGCAACCTTTCCGGTTAGCTTGACACCTGCCTTTTTTCAAGCATTGCACCCGTTCATGCCGTTCACCTATGCTGTCAGTATACTGCGTGAAACGGTTGGCGGAATGATTAAGGCGGTCGTGATAAGAGACACGCTTTATTTGCTCATTTTTGTTGGCATTAGCTTCCTTTTGGCACTAGCTCTAAAACGGCCTTTAGGAGGGTGGATACACCGGACAGCAGAAAGGGCAAAATCAACCAAAATCGTCCCATGAACAACCCTCATTAAAAACAGCCCGTAATGTTAGTAAAGTAACTAACATTACAGGCTGTTAAGAAATAGTATTAACAGCAGGATGGACTTTAAATAAGTAGTTGATTACCGGCTTAATAATTCTTTTGTCATCAAATAATGGGGAATTCCATCCTCTATAAATACACTTGATGAAGTTTGATAACCTAGTTTTTTATAAAAGCCCTCTGCCTGTGTTTGACCGTGTAATTTGACCTTCTTTGCTCCTCTTTCCTGTGCAATTTCCTCTAATGCTGTAATAATGACTTTACCAAGACCCAATTTCCGGTAAGTGTCTAGAATACAAATTCTCTCTAATTTTCCAAACTCATCAACCCATCGTACCCGTCCTGTTCCGACAGGTTTTTCTTCGTAATAGACCAAGATATGTTCACATTGACCATTCAAATTGTCTAATTCGTCAAATTCATCCTCTAAGGGAACGCCTTGTTCCTCAACAAATACCGCTTTTCTTATGTGAAATGCCTTATTTAAATCTTCTTCAATGGTTATCCTTTTTGCCTTCATTATTCTCATCCCCTTTAAATTTTTTTGTTGTATTTACAGCGATATTAGGTTAAATTAAATTTATAATAAATATGTTGTAATTGCAACAAAAAATTCAGCTAAGGAGAAAATATGAAGGAAATCTTACGCGAAATTGGAATGATCGCTAGAGCATTAGATTCTATCAGTAATATTGAATTTAAAGAATTTGAGCTTACTAAGGGGCAGTATTTGTACCTTGTCCGAATATGTGAAAACCCTGGAATTATTCAAGAAAAGGTAGCTGAATTAATTAAGGTAGACCGAACAACAGCAGCACGTGCTATACAAAAACTTGAGTTGAACGGCTTTATAGAAAAGAAAGACGATCAACATAACAAAAAAATTAAAAAACTCTTTCCAACAGAGAAAGGGAAAAATGTTTACCCTTTTATAAAATCTGAAAATGATTATTCCAATTCCGTAGCATTAGAGGGATTTACCGAAGAAGAAGTAGACACTATTTTCAACCTTCTTCAAAGAGTAAGAAAAAATATAGAAAAAGACTGGGAATTTGTAAAAAAGGGAAATAAGAGAAATTATTGATTAGATAAAGGAGAGCTAATTTTTATGAATATAAATATAAAACCGTGTACCATTGAAGACCTATCCATGCTTCAAGAAATTAGTTATGAAACATTTATTGAAACATTTAAGGATCAGAATTCACCTGAAAATATGAACACTTATTTGGAGAGGGCATTTAACCTTAAACAATTAGAAAAAGAATTATCGACTATCTCTTCACAATTCTTTTTTGTTTATTTAAAAAATGAAGTCGCTGGATATTTAAAGGTGAATACCCAGGATGCTCAGTCTGAAAATATGGGCGAGGATTCACTTGAAATCGAGAGGATTTATATAAGGGCGAAATTTCAAAAACTCGGGCTTGGTAAATATCTTATTAATAAGGCGATAGAAATAGCGGAGGAACAGGAAAAAAGTAAAATCTGGCTTGGTGTCTGGGAGAAAAACGAGAACGCAATTGCTTTTTACAAGAAGTTAGGATTCGTGCAAGCTGGTAGTCACTCCTTTTATGTGGGGGATGAAGAACAAATAGACTTTATCATGATCAAATCACTTGTCTTATAAAATTAGATTAGAATGATACGTTTGTCCGAATCTGAATCACGGGGCATTAACTCGTTCGAAAATAAAGATATAATATACTTAACCGAGTGCAAGAGGTGGGATTGCACGCTCTCAATGTTGAATTTTGTATATTAAAAAGTGGGAGACACTACTGAGATATAGATCATCGGTCTTACAACCTGCTTTGGAAATGGTGATGAAAAACTCAGAAAACCTTCTACATTTTTTAAACGTTTCTTACATTTTGTAAGGAGCGTTTTTTATTTATAACCATTACGCTCTTATATATACATTGTGTGTATTTCGTCCTTTATAGCGTAACTATTGAGGGGGAAATTACTATAACCTTAATAAAACATATATTCTCCTAAAAAAACAACATTATTTAATAATCATTAAATTTGTAAAATTGAGACAAGTAAACGCTTTAACAACAAGAGGAGGAAATCTTAATGAAGTATATCAAAAAAGCTGGTCTGTCGATTGACTCTATTTTTGAAAACTTTACCTTAATTTCGCTGGTAGGCTTAATTTTTGTTGTAACTACTCAAGTTATGACACGGAAATTGTTTAATTTCGTTTTTTTCTGGTCTGAAGAAATTACCCTCCTATTGCTTGCATGGTTTGCCTTCATGGCAATCGCCATAGGAGTTCGCGAGTACATCCACTTAGGTATAGATTCCTTCACGAACCTTTTTGGAAAGGCATTCAATAAGTTTTGGGATAAGGTAATTAGTTTGAGTGTGTTTGCTTTTGGCTTGTATCTAGTAGTTCAAGGATGGAACTTTACAGTATTAATGTTAGATTCAACACTGCCAGCTACAAAACTTCCAAGTAGTGTTACCTATCTAGCGATGCCTATTACCGGCGTTATGATTTGTGGGTATTCATTCCTTCAATTATTCAAGATTAACACAACTAGACATGAAGATATTGAGGAGGGGATGTAACTTGGATACTAATACTATCGCTATCATTATTCTACTTGCAAGTTTTGTTCTTTTAATATTGCTTCGTTTTCCCATTGCTTTGACACTTGTTGCCTCGTCATTAATAACGGTGATTTATCTTGGTATTCCGATGCCGGTTATTGGTCAGCAAATGATTCAGGGAATGAACTCTTTTTCGTTACTCGCAATCCCGTTCTTTATTCTTACAGGACAAATTATGAGTGAAGGCGGTCTTGCTAACAGGATTGTAAAGTTTGCAAGTCTCATGGTTGGTAGGATCCGCGGGGGTCTTGCCATGGTTAACAGCGTAGCTGCGTTGTTCTTTGGAAATATTTCTGGATCTGCTGTTGCGGATGTGTCATCTGTGGGATCTGTTATGATTCCAATGATGAAAAAGAATGGATACGAAGCAGATTATGCTGTAGGTGTAACTATCGCTTCAGCGATTCAGGGTGTAGTGGTACCGCCGAGTCATAATCTTGTTTTATATTCATTAGCAGCCGGCGGTGTTTCAATTGCGAGCCTTTTTATGGCGGGTATTTTACCGGGAATCATCATGTTAATTGCCCTGGTATTAACTGGTTATATCATTGCAAGAAGACGGGGATATGGAAAAGCTGAACCAGTACCGAAATCTGAAATTCCAGGGATCCTTCTTCACGGCTTTTTGTCTTTAAGCCCAGCCGTCATTATTTTGGGTGGGATCTTAAGTGGATGGTTTACAGCTACTGAGTCAGGAGCATTAGCATGTTTGTATTCTTTTATTCTAGCATTCTTTGTATATAGAGAGGCTCCATTCTCTAGTATTGGAAAAATATTAAAACGTACAATGAGAACGGTTTCAATGGTATTTTTCTTAATCGCAGCATCAGCTTCCTTTGGCTGGATACTCGCTTATTTGCAAATCCCTGGTATGGTTACTGATTTGTTTTTACAAGTTTCCGATAATCCACTGATTATTTTATTAATCATTAATATTTTATTACTGCTACTTGGAGCTCCAATGGACATGGCACCCATGATTCTAATCATGACACCCATTCTCCTTCCTGTAGTAACGAGCTTGGGAATGGATCCAGTGCACTTTGGAATCATCCTAATATTAAACGCGGGGATTGGTTTGTTAACACCTCCGGTGGGAACAGTGTTGTTTGTAGGTTCCGCAATTGGGAAGGTCTCCATTCAGGCTGCAACAAAAGCCATGCTTCCATTCTTCTACGCTTTATTAGTTGTTTTGTTAATTATCACCTATATTCCGGAAGTTGTAATGTGGCTTCCAAATATGATTGTTAAGTAGAATGAGGATTTAGGTGAAGTTATAAAAAAAGTAAACACAAACTAAGGGGGATTACAGTAATGAAAACAAAGAAGTTTACAGGATTATTAGCAGCAGCTATTTTTGCAGGTACATTATTGACTGCCTGTGGAAGTAATCAAGAGAAGACAACTTCAGATACAGGATCCAAAGAAAAGGAGAAGCCAAGTTATACTTTCCGCCTGGCAGATAACCAGCCAGCTGATTATCCAACAGTTGTTGGAGACAAAAAGTTTGCCGAGTTAGTTGAAGAACGAACGGATGGACGCATAAAAATTGAAGTATTTCCATCGGCACAATTAGGAGATGAAAAATCAGTTCTTGAACAAGTTCAGCTGGGAGCTATTGAATTTACAAGAATTAATGCGAGCCCGCTAGCTGAATTTAATAAAGATTTCTCAGTGCTTGGTCTTCCATATGTCTTTGAAAGTGATGAACATTTATGGAGTTTCCTAGAAAGCGAGAAAGGAACGGAATTGCTTGATGGTTTAGAACAATCAAAGATGAAAGGTTTAGCCTATTATGATTCTGGATCACGCAATTTTTACTCTACTAAAGAATTAAAAAGTATCGATGATTTAAAAGGTCTTAAAATTCGAGTTCAACAGAGTGAAATTAATATTGATTTCATGAAGGCTATTGGAGCAAGTGCTACTCCAATGCCATACGGAGAGGTATTCAGTGCCTTGCAAACAGGAATCATCGATGGAGCTGAAAACAATCTGCCAAGCTTTGACTCATCTAACCATTATCAAGAAGCAAAAAGCATTATCCTGGATCACCACCAACGTATTCCTGAAGTTTTACTAATGAGTGATGCTGTTTGGGATAAGCTAGACGAAGAAGACAAAGAAATTATTAAACAAGCAGCACTTGATTCCGTAGAAACTCAGAAAATTGAATGGGACAAGTGGGAACAACGTTCTGAAAAGAAATTGAAAGACGAAGGTGTAACATTCACTGAAGTTAAAGATCTTAAACCTTGGCAAGATGCAGTTAAGCCAATGGTAGAAAAACACTCTAAGGATTATAAAGATATTATGGATGCTATTGAACAAGCTCGCCCCTAACTAAAATCAGACCTGCCTGGAAAATGTATATTTAACCAGGTAGGTTTAAAAAATACTTAAAATGGTAGATTATCAGATTTTTATACTTCTGCTTGAAAACGTTTACTTTAAACTGGTGGTACCAAGGGAGAATAAAAAATGGCTTCAATATCGTCAAGAATAAGAAAAAAATCTTCAAAACTAAGAAATACAATACTAACGAGCGCGCTTGCTTTATCATTTTTAGCTCCAGTCATGGTCCCACAGGTAAACGCAAATAATGAGGACCTGGGTTATGTAGATCCAACAACAAATGGCAATCCGGGTAATTCAGGAGCAAACACAGTAACCTATCGTGTACTTGCTAACTCGGCCACTGGGCAACCGGAAATCGAAGCAGCAAAGAAAGGAGTCCTTTCTCTTGATGGGAAGCAGTTTAGGGATTTAGATGGGGACAGGAGCCTGGATATCTACGAGGACTGGAGAAAACCTGTAAATCAGCGGGTTGCTGATTTGGTTTCCAAGATGACGCTTGCTGAAAAAGCAGGATTAATGCTGATCAACACACACACTCCAATTTCGAATCCAGCAGATGGAAGATATGTAAACTCGGATGATTCGATGATTGTCGGCAAAAACATGCGCTACGTCATTTTCCGTCAAACTCCAACAGTGGATGTAATCGCAAAATATACGAATCAACTGCAAGAACTAGGTGAGGCTTCAAGATTAGGAATTCCCGTTGTTGTAACGTCAAATCCACGGAATCATGCCTCTACGGATTACACTAATATTACTGCAACCCAGGGACAACATTCTTTTTGGCCGGGTCCATTAGGTTTTGCAGCTGCAGGAGACTCAGAAGCTGTAAAGGAATTCTCTGAAATCGCGGCAAAGGAATGGAGAGCCGCCGGAATACGCAAGGTCTACGGATATACCGCGGACATCGCTACTGACCCATTATGGGCAAGAATTGAAGATACATTTGGTGAGAATCCTAAAGTGGCCTCAGATATGATTTATAATGTAATTAAAGGATTTCAAGGTCATAAACTTGGTAAAGACAGTGTTGCGATCACTGTGAAGCATTTCCCAGGTGGCGGAGCACGTGATAATGGTTTGGATCCGCATTTTGTGGAAGGTAAATTCAATCCATATCCGACAGAGGGAAGTTTACTTACGTATCACATTCCTCCTTTCGAGGCAGCAATCGCAGCGGATGTATCGTCTATCATGCCTTATTACGCGTATCCAAGCAATGATAGTGCGGATCAAGGATTACCGTGGTATAGTGAAAACCAGCAGTTTGAAGAGGTCGGTTTCGCCTTAAATGATGCAATCTTAGATGGTTTCTTGCGTGGTCAGCTTGGTTTTAAAGGATATGTTAACTCTGATACAGGTGCTGTTGGTCCTAATTCTTGGGGGGCTGAAGCTTTAACACCGGTTCAAAAAGTTGCAAAGGCAATCAATGCTGGGACAGATATTATTTCTGGTTCATCTGATCCACTTCCTATCATTCAAGCAGTTGAACAAGGCTTACTTACGGAAGAGGCAGTTAATGAATCCGTATCCTTATTGCTAACTGAAATGATGAATTTAGGACTGTTCGAAGATCCTTATGTAGATCCACAAAATGCTCTTGATGTGGTCGCAAATCCGGAAGCACAGAAACTTGCATATGAGGCACATCAAAAATCGATAGTTCTTTTACGTAATGATAAAAATCTATTACCTTTAAAAGATGCGAAGCTTAAAAAAGTAAAACTTTACGTCGAGATGTTCCCTGGCGGAACGAATGGAGCCAGTACGAAGGGGTTAATAGAAACCATTAAAAAGCATGATCCTTCTATAGCAATTACGAATGTTCTTAATGAAGCAACACATGCTTATATTTTTGTTAAACCTGTTCAGTCTAACTGGGATAATAATCCGAGAATTACTGTAGGGCCAGAAACAGGAATCACGAATGTTGAAAGAATTATCGAAATACAAAAAACGGTTCCGACGATCACCGCTGTAAACATGACCAACCCATGGGTTCTGGATCATATTGAACCAAATGCTGCAGCATTAATCGCAACGTTTGGGACAAAGGCGGAGGCAATCGTCGATGTGATTCGTGGAGAATTCAATCCAATTGGAAAACTTCCATTCGCACTTCCGGCAAGTATGGAAGCAGTACACAACGAAGTCGGAGATGTTCCAAGTTTTGCTCCGCAAGAAGACCCTGCATATCCATATGTAAATAAATCTGGTGATATTTATAAGTACGGATTTGGTCTCTCTTATAATCAAGGTAAAGCGGTTGGAAAACCTGATCATGCAGGGGAAACAGGTACACCTGCTCATGCAGCCGTAAAATAAATAAAAATTGGGTTAAAGATTGTTTAATAAATAAATAGAAAGGTCCATTCGCAGAGGATGGCCCTTCTATTTGCTTTATAAAAAAGTAATAATTTTATATCTATTTAATTTATTTTACACATGGTAGAATAATAAAAAATGAAACCGCTTTTACTTCTGCAACTGATTGGAGAGCATTTCAATGAAGGTCAAAGGTTATAAGAATTTGTTAGAAATAATTAATAAAAGAACTGGGAGAGAAGAATATTTTTTCCAGTATCCAGATATGGTCCCGAAATATGCTAAACAACAACCTTTTTTTGTTAAAGATAAGTTGGGAGATAAAGAATGGAAAATTATAATGGATAATGACGTGGAAGGAATTATAACATCTTATCCTAATAATGAGGTAAAAACCAATAAGTTTGCAATAAGGAGAAAAACAAGATATATACCTATTTTAAAACACAAACATGAGTATATTGAAATTGTATATGTTTTAGAAGGTAGTTTTATTCAAGAAATAAAAGGAAAACAGATCGAGATGAATAAAGGGGATTTATGTATTTTAGACAAAAATGTCGAACATAGTTCATTACCTTTACGTGATTCTGATGTCGTTGTTAATATTATTTTGACACCGGAATTTTTTGATGGTATTTTCATGCATTTATTGTCTTATGATAACTATATTTCCAATTATATTGTCAATAGTCTTTACTCTAAGAGTAAATCACAAAATTTCTTAATACACCATGTAAAAGACGATTCTGTCATAAAGATCATTTTAGAGAACCTTCTACTAGAATATTACTCAACTGAAATTAAATCTTCAGCCGCTATCAACGGCTATCTCCTAATTCTTTTTACAGAACTTTCAAGAGAAATTATTTATAGTACTGGTGACCCTATAAAGGATGAACAGCATCAGGTAAAGGAAAAAATTTTAACTTTCATTAGAAATAGATATAAAGATACTAATCTTAATGAAATGGCGGATTATTTTCATTTTCATCCTAGTTATTTAAGCAGTCTTGTTAAAAAAGAATTTGGTAAAAATTTAAAGGATTTACTGACTGATGTACGAATGGCAGAAGCAAGCAAATTACTAAAAAACACAGATATGACAATTGAAAATATCGTATATGAAGTAGGTTATACAAACTTTAGTTACTTTTATAAAGTATTTAAGAAAACATACGGTATGACTCCCAATCAATACAAAACAAATATAATAAAAAATAGTAAGTTAAAGGCAAAATAACGGATGTTGTCTTTTTTTCGGAAAAGGAATGTTAATAAAAGACATAATATCCGTTAAATTTGGTTGCGGAGTAATGGCTTAAAGAAATATATAGTTTATTAAAGCGATTTTTTTCTTTTAAAAAGAGTAATCATTAAAATTGATCGCGATTTCATAGTGAAGAAACTCCCGCCAAAATGGTGGGAGTTTTTTGATTCCCTTTTTCTCAAATAAAGTAGGCCATTAATGTAAATATTCTACCACCTTAATAAAACATATAGTCGCCTAAATAATCAACATTACTTAATATTTATTAAATTTGTAAAATTAGGATAAGTAAGCGGTTTCCGAATGAGAGGTGGTGATTCAATTAAAGTACAAAACGGTTAACAAAGTGTAAGTGCTTTAACAGAAAAAAATTGAAAGGGAGAGAGAGATGTTTTTAATGGTAAATAATTTAAAAAAATCGGTACTATTTATGCTGGTTATCTTACTGGTATTTACTCTTCTAATACCAGGTGTAAGCGCCGATCAAGGGGTAAAAAGCGATCTTAAAAAAACAGTAGTCAATGCAGGTAGGATTGTTGAAAATATTGATAATGATTGGACATTCTATAAGGGTACTCAAGGTGTAGACGAAAATTTTAGTGCAAATAATTTCAATGATAGTAGTTGGAAAAAGATTAGCCTTCCTCACACCTGGAACGCTGAAGATGGTAGTGGAATAGCTCCAAATTACCAAGGAGATGGATGGTACAGAAAGCAACTGGATATTCCTGAAACCTACAAGGGCAAAAAATTGTTCTTACAATTTGAAGCTGCAAACAAAGAAGCAGAAGTATTTGTTAATGGTCAGTCTGTACATACCAACATAGGTGGCTATCTTGCATTTACAGTTGATATTACAGACTATGTAGGCTATGGACAAAAAAATATTATAGCGGTAAGAGTGAACAATGAAGTGAAAGATTCAGCTCCACTTCAAGGAGACTTCACCTTTTTTGGTGGTATATACAGAAGTGTAAATCTATTAGTTACCGATAAAACTCATATTGATGTAGAAGATTATGGCTCAAGCGGTGTATATGTGACCATTCCTAATGATAAATCTATTGAGGAAAATGCTGAAGTAACACTTACAGTACCTGTTAAAGTAAACAGTGATGATGTTGAAAGCAAATCAAACTCTATAGAAGTTAGAGCTCAAATTAAAGATGCAGAGGGTAAAGTCAGATCAAGAATAGAATTAAAGGCTGATGGGAAAAAGTTAAAATCTGCAAATGCTTCAGGAGGTAATCTTGAATTTACAGGTACAATGAAAGTAAATAAACCACACCTTTGGAATGGAACAAAGGATCCTTACCAGTATACTGTTGAAGTTACGGTAACAAGAAAAGGCGAGGTAATTGACCGGGGAAATGAAAAAGTAGGGTTTCGTTATTTTTCTGTCGACCCTAATAAAGGATTCTTTCTAAATGGAAAAAGTTATCCACTTCATGGTGTAAATATCCATCAGGATAGAAAAGGTTATGGTAATGCAGTACCAAATGATGTCAGGGCAGAGGATTTTGAACTTATTAAGGAAATTGGTGCTAACACACTTAGGGTCGCTCACTATCCACACTCCCAGTATGTTTACAATAAGGCTGATGAAATGGGGTTGGTGGTTTGGGCTGAGATTCCATTGGTAAACACAATGACACTAACAGAAGAATTTTCGAACAATGCCGAAAAGCAATTAACTGAGATGATTAAACAAAACTATAATCACCCGTCCATTGTAACATGGGGTCTTCAAAATGAATTTGGTGGTAACGGCTTTTATACTAGCAGGAATGCTAGTGAAAGTCTTGAAGAGCAGTATGCTGCGGCAACGGAATTGATTGATCGTTTGGCAAAGAAAGCAGAAGAATTAGATCCTAACAGACCGACTACTCACGCTATTCAGGGGAATAATTCCCGTGATCCTGAAGGTTATAAGGAAGTTTTGGATCGACATTTGCCTTGGAATGAAAGTGGAAGCATAGATACTGCCTCTTTTAATGCCTATTTTGGTTGGTATTATAATAAAGCTGGAGATTTAGCGGACTATCTTGACAGATTACATGAAGAGCATCCAAATGTTCCACTAGGTATTTCCGAGTATGGCAGCGGTGCAAACCCATATCAGCATGACGTCATTGATGAAGACTTTATCAACAACTGGGATGGGGCAGATTCCCGTGGTCCATGGCAGCCAGAAGAATTTCAAAATTATCTACATGAAAGTGCATGGAGCATCATTAGTGAGCGTCCTTGGTTATGGGCAACTCATATCTGGAATATGTTTGATTTTGGCGTTGCCGGTAAAAATGAGGCCTCAACACCAGGCATTAATACCAAGGGTCTCGTGTCACATGATCGCCAGCTTAAGAAGGATGCATTCTATTTCTATAAAGCACAATGGAATAAGGAAGACCAGTTTGTATATATCACAAGCAGAAGATATTCTGATAGAACAGAAAATACTACTCCTGTAAAAGTTTATTCAAACCTAAAGGAAGTAACTTTAACTGTTAGCGGTAAGGATTACGGTAAGGGAAGAATGCAGCAGCCAGGTGTATTTGTTTGGGAAGGTGTAGAACTAAATGAAAGTGGCAATGTAGTAATTGCATCAGCTAAAAAAGCAGATGGAACGAATGTCGCGGATACTGTTACTACTTGGAAGGTTGTTAAATAATCTTTTAGGTATTGATTAGGGTAAACATTTTAAAAAAGCTGGTATGATGAATTTTATCATGCCAGCTTTTACTTTAATTAGCCATAAAAAATAAGATGAAGATGCAGACTACACAGCAACTTTAATTATTTAACTTACGTAAAAAAACATCTAATTCATCATTTGATTGAAATTTATAAGCATACCCATAGCAAATCGGTCCATTACCAGTGTGCTCTCTCTTAGGAAATTCTAGGAAAGATGTATGATGATTTAACCCCGTAGATTTTTCCACTAGTTCTTTATTTG
This genomic stretch from Neobacillus niacini harbors:
- a CDS encoding YhgE/Pip domain-containing protein is translated as MLLPSAYAWFNIKSMWDPYGNTSGIIVAVANEDEGAVVRLTKQKINVGEETIKNLKKNKKLGWVFVDQKEAIRGVKHGDYYAYLIIPKDFSKKITSILEANPKKPQIVFGVNEKINAVAPKIAATGATGVTAQISEAFIKTVGDAIFSAFYKAGVELEKDLPSIFSVENQIFELEKALPQIEEMGRKAIELEGKLPEIHEKGQQIIALEQRIPELDQVGRSILKVEASLPLVKDAGEQVLVMQERLNDISRTTAIINDVVTNITEIETQIKQAMDSVNEANQSGTTTNSEQLASLYNELMNIHGIIKNTRTDLQQKVDQVTGGINTAADFVKDVFPTVEQKIHKAADFVRNDLPKVESDIREAADLIRTKLPAAEQAIHKAADFARNDLPGFEEKVRNAADRLRQFKGGVNIYDLIEYLKHDPNKESSFLAKPILLKTERIFPIPNYGSAMTPFYTMLALWVGGTLLVSSLRVDVEDVESQFKHYQIYFGRLLTFLTIGILQAVIVSIGDLYIIHAYVADKLWFVLFSIFISIVFTIIIYTLCSVFGNIGKGLSIILLVLQISSSGATFPVSLTPAFFQALHPFMPFTYAVSILRETVGGMIKAVVIRDTLYLLIFVGISFLLALALKRPLGGWIHRTAERAKSTKIVP
- a CDS encoding GNAT family N-acetyltransferase is translated as MKAKRITIEEDLNKAFHIRKAVFVEEQGVPLEDEFDELDNLNGQCEHILVYYEEKPVGTGRVRWVDEFGKLERICILDTYRKLGLGKVIITALEEIAQERGAKKVKLHGQTQAEGFYKKLGYQTSSSVFIEDGIPHYLMTKELLSR
- a CDS encoding MarR family winged helix-turn-helix transcriptional regulator; the encoded protein is MKEILREIGMIARALDSISNIEFKEFELTKGQYLYLVRICENPGIIQEKVAELIKVDRTTAARAIQKLELNGFIEKKDDQHNKKIKKLFPTEKGKNVYPFIKSENDYSNSVALEGFTEEEVDTIFNLLQRVRKNIEKDWEFVKKGNKRNY
- a CDS encoding GNAT family N-acetyltransferase; this encodes MNINIKPCTIEDLSMLQEISYETFIETFKDQNSPENMNTYLERAFNLKQLEKELSTISSQFFFVYLKNEVAGYLKVNTQDAQSENMGEDSLEIERIYIRAKFQKLGLGKYLINKAIEIAEEQEKSKIWLGVWEKNENAIAFYKKLGFVQAGSHSFYVGDEEQIDFIMIKSLVL
- a CDS encoding TRAP transporter small permease, with the translated sequence MKYIKKAGLSIDSIFENFTLISLVGLIFVVTTQVMTRKLFNFVFFWSEEITLLLLAWFAFMAIAIGVREYIHLGIDSFTNLFGKAFNKFWDKVISLSVFAFGLYLVVQGWNFTVLMLDSTLPATKLPSSVTYLAMPITGVMICGYSFLQLFKINTTRHEDIEEGM
- a CDS encoding TRAP transporter large permease; translated protein: MDTNTIAIIILLASFVLLILLRFPIALTLVASSLITVIYLGIPMPVIGQQMIQGMNSFSLLAIPFFILTGQIMSEGGLANRIVKFASLMVGRIRGGLAMVNSVAALFFGNISGSAVADVSSVGSVMIPMMKKNGYEADYAVGVTIASAIQGVVVPPSHNLVLYSLAAGGVSIASLFMAGILPGIIMLIALVLTGYIIARRRGYGKAEPVPKSEIPGILLHGFLSLSPAVIILGGILSGWFTATESGALACLYSFILAFFVYREAPFSSIGKILKRTMRTVSMVFFLIAASASFGWILAYLQIPGMVTDLFLQVSDNPLIILLIINILLLLLGAPMDMAPMILIMTPILLPVVTSLGMDPVHFGIILILNAGIGLLTPPVGTVLFVGSAIGKVSIQAATKAMLPFFYALLVVLLIITYIPEVVMWLPNMIVK
- a CDS encoding TRAP transporter substrate-binding protein, whose amino-acid sequence is MKTKKFTGLLAAAIFAGTLLTACGSNQEKTTSDTGSKEKEKPSYTFRLADNQPADYPTVVGDKKFAELVEERTDGRIKIEVFPSAQLGDEKSVLEQVQLGAIEFTRINASPLAEFNKDFSVLGLPYVFESDEHLWSFLESEKGTELLDGLEQSKMKGLAYYDSGSRNFYSTKELKSIDDLKGLKIRVQQSEINIDFMKAIGASATPMPYGEVFSALQTGIIDGAENNLPSFDSSNHYQEAKSIILDHHQRIPEVLLMSDAVWDKLDEEDKEIIKQAALDSVETQKIEWDKWEQRSEKKLKDEGVTFTEVKDLKPWQDAVKPMVEKHSKDYKDIMDAIEQARP
- a CDS encoding glycoside hydrolase family 3 protein, with protein sequence MASISSRIRKKSSKLRNTILTSALALSFLAPVMVPQVNANNEDLGYVDPTTNGNPGNSGANTVTYRVLANSATGQPEIEAAKKGVLSLDGKQFRDLDGDRSLDIYEDWRKPVNQRVADLVSKMTLAEKAGLMLINTHTPISNPADGRYVNSDDSMIVGKNMRYVIFRQTPTVDVIAKYTNQLQELGEASRLGIPVVVTSNPRNHASTDYTNITATQGQHSFWPGPLGFAAAGDSEAVKEFSEIAAKEWRAAGIRKVYGYTADIATDPLWARIEDTFGENPKVASDMIYNVIKGFQGHKLGKDSVAITVKHFPGGGARDNGLDPHFVEGKFNPYPTEGSLLTYHIPPFEAAIAADVSSIMPYYAYPSNDSADQGLPWYSENQQFEEVGFALNDAILDGFLRGQLGFKGYVNSDTGAVGPNSWGAEALTPVQKVAKAINAGTDIISGSSDPLPIIQAVEQGLLTEEAVNESVSLLLTEMMNLGLFEDPYVDPQNALDVVANPEAQKLAYEAHQKSIVLLRNDKNLLPLKDAKLKKVKLYVEMFPGGTNGASTKGLIETIKKHDPSIAITNVLNEATHAYIFVKPVQSNWDNNPRITVGPETGITNVERIIEIQKTVPTITAVNMTNPWVLDHIEPNAAALIATFGTKAEAIVDVIRGEFNPIGKLPFALPASMEAVHNEVGDVPSFAPQEDPAYPYVNKSGDIYKYGFGLSYNQGKAVGKPDHAGETGTPAHAAVK